GTCATCCAGTACCCGGCTGGCAAGGAGGGCGATGCGAAGGCGGTCGCCGCCTACCTCCCGGGTGCCGCCGTCGAGGTGTCAGCCGACGTGAGCGACGTGACGGTCATCCTGGGTTCGGACGGTATCGCCGTCACCGACCCGGCGGTCGCGGAATCCGCCGACCCGGTTGCCCCCGTCGAGACCCCGACACCGGCCCCCTCGACGCCGGGCACCAGTTACGCACAGGGCGCCTGCATCAACTGACGCCGCTGGGGCGGAACCCCCGCGCTCTTGGCCTTCGCCCGCCCGAGAGCGCATGATGGAGGAGGCGTCCGAACGTGGCAAGGCGTGAGGCCGCCGTCGACAACTCAACGATGAGGCGGCAGCGTGACACTGGTATCAGCCACACATTCCCCGACGCACTCGGCGACAGTCTCCTCACTGGCCGAGGAGCTGGCCGGCGAGTTCCGGCTCCGGCCCCTGCTCGAGAAGATCCTCACGAGTGCGGTGCGCCTCCTCCAGTGCCACAGCGGTTCGATCTGCACCATCGATGGCCCCTCCGGCACGTACCGCAAAGAGGTCGACCTCGACGTGCACTGCCAGGCCGGGCAGGTGTTCCAGCTGAGCGAAGGGGTCACCGGGGCCGTCAACAGAGCCGGCGGATTCGTCTCGTTCGACCGCTACGCCGATGTTCCGCGAGGCCATGTCGGGGCCGATGACGAACGATACAACAGCCCGGTCATCGGCGTTCCCCTCACTCACAACGGCGAGCTGATCGGAGCTTTCATCGTGTTCGGGATGCCCGGGAGCCACTTGTTCCTCGAGTCGGATGCCGAACTGCTCACCCATTTCGCCACCCACGCCGCCATTGCCATCGTGAACTCCCGACTGCACAGCCTGGAGCTCGACCGCGCCGTGACCGCCGCGCTCACCGGCCACTACGCAGGAGCCGGCCAGGACCAGCCCGACGCCGGCACCGATCCGAACCGAGGCCGCGGGCTGTCGGCCCCCCACCGCCTCACGACCCGCGAGAACGAGGTGCTGCAGCTGGTCATCCGGGGCCTGCCCGACAAGATCATCGCGCACCGGCTCGGAATCTCCGCCAAGACCGTGGAGAAGCACGTGGGCACCATCCTGCGGAAGACCGGTGCACGCAACCGCACCATGCTCGCCGCACGCACCGACCCCGAGCGCCTGGGCTATGGGGGAAATCCCGCATAGCGGCGTCCCGACGCCCCTGCCTACAGTCGGAGGGCGACAGGAGGAGCGACACGTGAGCGTTGTAGCGTTGAAAGAGATCGTCGACCGGGCATTCGCCGAGCGGTACGGCGTGCCCGCCATCAACATCGTGAACGACCTGACCTTGGAATCCGTTCTGCAGGCTGCCGTCGACACTCGCAGCCCACTGATCGTGCAGACCTCGGTGAAGACGGTGCGCGCCATCGGAGCGAAGGTGCTGTTCTCGATGTGGACGTCGATGACCGACGGCATCGAAGTTCCGGTGAGCCTGCACCTCGACCACTGCCCCTACCGGGAGGTGATCAGCGAGTGCCTGCAACTCGGCTGGAACTCGGTTCTCTTCGACGCCTCTGAACTGCCGGTGGCGGAGAACCAGCGGCAGACCATCGAAGTGGTCGCCGAGGCACGTCGCTACGGGGCGCATGTCGAGGGAGAGATCGAGTCGATCACGGGAGTGGAAGACGGCATCGGGTCGGACACCGA
Above is a genomic segment from Subtercola boreus containing:
- a CDS encoding class II fructose-bisphosphate aldolase, producing MSVVALKEIVDRAFAERYGVPAINIVNDLTLESVLQAAVDTRSPLIVQTSVKTVRAIGAKVLFSMWTSMTDGIEVPVSLHLDHCPYREVISECLQLGWNSVLFDASELPVAENQRQTIEVVAEARRYGAHVEGEIESITGVEDGIGSDTESKRQSLEVSLAFIEATGIDVFAPSIGNAHGVYAKEPELDFNKVSELVEAHPIPIALHGGSGMTDSQFRDLIARGCAKVNISTSLKMVFMQSTLASLERARDTGKWDPPTLFGDVSRAVVDLTSGLAHTFGSAGKAW
- a CDS encoding LuxR C-terminal-related transcriptional regulator; the encoded protein is MTLVSATHSPTHSATVSSLAEELAGEFRLRPLLEKILTSAVRLLQCHSGSICTIDGPSGTYRKEVDLDVHCQAGQVFQLSEGVTGAVNRAGGFVSFDRYADVPRGHVGADDERYNSPVIGVPLTHNGELIGAFIVFGMPGSHLFLESDAELLTHFATHAAIAIVNSRLHSLELDRAVTAALTGHYAGAGQDQPDAGTDPNRGRGLSAPHRLTTRENEVLQLVIRGLPDKIIAHRLGISAKTVEKHVGTILRKTGARNRTMLAARTDPERLGYGGNPA